Proteins co-encoded in one Labilithrix sp. genomic window:
- a CDS encoding ABC transporter permease: MGERRPPWLGPLVAVVVVFAIFSALTPDLFLRSSAMLVMARQTVVVAICALGMTMVIVTGGIDLSTGSLVALTTVMLARFLNAGYSPFVAVPLALAVCALIGATIGVLVGRFRMLPFIVTLGAMSILRGTAKGLANEQKIECKTQGIEALLSADVTAPGLWIALGLTIAIALLLGYTRFGRHVFAVGSNEAAARLCGIDPVRVKVLVYALSSVLAGIGGVMQLSTLTLGDPTDSVGLELEVIAAVVIGGASLGGGDGSIVGTVLGAMLMTIIKTGAVDNEMPNFVQEIATGVIIVVAVAIDRARHARVRR; this comes from the coding sequence CTCGTCGCGGTCGTCGTCGTGTTCGCGATCTTCTCCGCCCTCACGCCCGACCTGTTCCTGCGGTCGTCGGCGATGCTCGTGATGGCGCGGCAGACCGTGGTCGTCGCGATCTGCGCGCTCGGGATGACGATGGTCATCGTCACCGGCGGGATCGACCTCTCGACCGGCTCGCTCGTCGCGCTGACGACGGTGATGCTCGCGCGCTTCCTCAACGCCGGGTACAGCCCGTTCGTCGCGGTCCCGCTCGCGCTCGCGGTCTGCGCGCTCATCGGCGCCACGATCGGCGTCCTCGTCGGCCGCTTCCGGATGCTGCCGTTCATCGTGACGCTCGGCGCGATGTCGATCTTGCGCGGCACCGCGAAGGGGCTCGCGAACGAGCAGAAGATCGAGTGCAAGACGCAGGGGATCGAGGCGCTGCTCTCGGCCGACGTCACCGCGCCCGGGCTCTGGATCGCGCTCGGCCTCACGATCGCGATCGCGCTCCTCCTCGGCTACACCCGGTTCGGGCGCCACGTCTTCGCGGTCGGGTCGAACGAGGCCGCCGCGCGCCTGTGCGGGATCGATCCGGTGCGGGTGAAGGTCCTCGTCTACGCGCTCTCGAGCGTGCTCGCCGGGATCGGCGGGGTGATGCAGCTCTCGACCCTGACGCTGGGCGATCCGACCGACTCGGTCGGCCTCGAGCTCGAGGTCATCGCCGCCGTCGTCATCGGCGGCGCGTCGCTCGGCGGCGGGGACGGGAGCATCGTCGGCACGGTCCTCGGCGCGATGCTGATGACGATCATCAAGACCGGCGCGGTCGACAACGAGATGCCGAACTTCGTGCAGGAGATCGCGACCGGTGTGATCATCGTCGTCGCGGTCGCGATCGATCGCGCGCGCCACGCCCGCGTCCGCCGCTGA